The Chryseobacterium indologenes genomic sequence GTGATGAGCACGGTAAGGATTCAGCCATACGTGAAGTTCCAATCCTCTTTTGTGGGATTCGTCAATCCAAAACTGAAGAGGATCATAATTAGGGTAAGGAGCTGTTCCTGTTTCTCCTGTTAAAAAGTAAGACCATGGTTCGATATTACTTGTATATAGAGCATCTGCCGAGGGTCTGATCTGGAAAATAGCTGCATTGAAATTGTTATTTTTCAGCATATCAAGCATAGCAATGGCTTCTGCTTTTTGCTGATCTACCGTAAGGTCGTTTCTTGACGGCCAGTTGATGTTGGCTACACTGGCGATCCAGGCACCGCGGAATTCTCTTTTGATCTCAGGAAGATTTGTTCTGAACATTTCATCTGCAGCCGTTGGCGGTGTGACGGGAGTAGGTTTTGTAGTGGCTACAGGAGGTTTAGGCTGAGAAGTATTGTTGTTGGGTTTAGTTGTATTTTTAACAGGAGGAGTCTTGGTAGTATTGTTCTGGACAGAACATGAGGTACTGTAAGACGCAAAAACTCCTAATAAAACGATAAGTTTTAATTTATTCATTTTCATAGCCGCAAAACTACTTTAAATTATATTTTATTATTTGGAAAATTTTGTTGAAAAAATAAACATTTTTTTCAAGGTATCAGAAAAAAAGCCTCGAAAAATCGAGGCTTTGATTTTATCTGTTAGAATGTTATTATGCTTTTGCAGATCTTTCCACTCTTTTTCTTTCTTCTTCAGAAAGAAGTTTCTTTCTCATTCTGATAAAGTTTGGAGTTACCTCAATCGCTTCATCACCTTGGATATATTCCATACATTCTTCAAGAGAGAATAAGATTTTCGGAGCAACACCTGTATCTTTATCTTTTCCTGAAGCTCTCATGTTGTTCAGCTGTTTTGCTTCTACGATGTTTACTACCAGATCTCCCGGTTTGTTTTGTTCACCGATAATCATCCCTGCATAGATTTCCTCACCCGGATCAACGAAGAACTTACCTCTGTCCTGTAATTTAGCAATAGAATATTCTGTAGCAGGTCCCTGAGTTTTGCTGATCAGTACTCCGTTATTTCTTCCCGGAATAGCTCCTTTGAAAGGCTTATATTCTGTGAAACGGTGAGCCATAATAGCTTCTCCTGCGGTAGCTGTCAACATTTGAGAACGTAATCCGATCAAACCTCTTGAAGGAATTTCGAATTCCATGTGCTGCATTTCGCCTTTAGTTTCCATAATGTGAAGGTCACCTTTTCTCTGAGTTGCCAGGTCGATTACTCTTGAAGCATATTCTTCCGGAACGTCAACCACTAAAGATTCGTAAGGCTCACAGCTTACCCCGTCAATTTCTCTTAGGATAACCTGAGGCTGACCAATTGTCATTTCATATCCTTCTCTTCTCATCGTTTCAATTAAAACAGATAAGTGAAGAATACCTCTACCGAATACAAGGAATGTATTGGCGTCATCGGTTTGCTGAACTCTTAAGGCAAGGTTTTTCTCTAATTCTTTAGTTAATCTTTCCTTAAGGTGGTTAGAAGTAACGTATTTACCATCTTTACCAAAGAAAGGAGAATTGTTGATTGAGAATGTCATGTTAAGAGTAGGCTCATCAATAGCGGTTCTCTCCAATGGTTCAGGATTTTCAAGATCTACGAAAGAATCACCGATCTGGAAAGAATCGAAACCAACTACAGCACAGATATCTCCGGCTTGTACTTCAGTTACTTTTTTCTTTCCTAAACCTTCGAAAACGTAAAGTTCTTTTACTTTTCCTTTTACTACTTTACCGTCTGCCTGAGCAAGACCGATCCATTGAGATTCTTTGATCTCTCCTCTTGTTACTTTTCCGATAGCAATTCTTCCTAAGAAAGAAGAGTAATCAAGTGAAGTAATCTGCATCTGAAGATTTCCTTCAGTTACTTTCGGAGCCGGAACATATTGTAAAATTCCATCTAATAATGGTAAAATATCTTCAGTCTGCTCTAATGAAGTGTTGAACCAACCTTGTTTGGAAGAACCGTAGAATGTTGGGAAATCCAATTGTTCTTCAGTTGCATCAAGGTTGAAGAACAGATCAAATACCTGGTCATGAACTTCATCAGGACGGCAGTTTGGTTTGTCAACTTTATTAATAACAACTAATGGTCTTAAACCTAATTCCAACGCTTTCTGAAGCACGAATCTTGTTTGTGGCATTGGTCCTTCGAACACGTCCACCAACAGAATAACTCCGTCAGCCATTTTCAATACTCTTTCTACTTCTCCACCAAAATCGGCGTGACCAGGAGTATCGATTACGTTAATTTTTGTGTCTTTATAAGTAACAGAAATATTCTTGGATAAAATCGTGATCCCTCTTTCTCTCTCAAGATCATTGTTATCCATAATTAATTCCCCACTCTCCTGATTTTCTCTGAAAATGTTGGTAGCGTGGATGATCTTGTCAACCAAAGTTGTTTTTCCGTGGTCAACGTGTGCGATAATCGCAATATTTCTAATGTTTTGCATATAGGATTTTTACGGGTGCAAAAATAGTGATTTTAAATGAATTAATTAAAAAGTTTATGCAATATTTAACAATTTCATAATGAGAATTTTAGATAATTCTATTTTTACTGCACTAAAAAAATATAAGACAACACCTTGTGTGAGTATCCCAAATTCATCCTATTTTTAAAATAATTCCAAAGAATAGTTCATTTAACAATAAACAAGCTGTTCGACAGAGGTTCATGTCCTTTTATCAATGTCTTATTAAACGGTACAGCAATACCAAATCAATCAATGTGACTATAATAAATTTCGTCAGGAAAGATTTCTTGGAGATTTTATGGTTAAAAAAGATCATCCCTGAAGCCGCTCCTATTATTCCGCCAAACAGCGATATTCCCAAGAGCATATTTTCAGAAATCCGCCATTGATGTTTTCGGGCCTGCCATTTATCAAATCCAAAGGCACCAAATGCAATCATATTGATTATTAACAAAAAAGGGATCATTCTAAAATTATTTCCTGCAAAAATAGAGCTTAATTTAAAAACAGAAAGCCCCGGGAAGATTTATTCCATCATCAGCTGAAGATTTTTTACATTTGCCATCTTAAAAATATAAGCAATGACAGTACAAGATCTGGCCGGAACCTATTCTATCAAAGGGAGCAATCAGGAGGAATCTAACGATACTTCTTACGAAGGTATATTATTATTATCTGTTGATGAAAACAACCGCGTCGTTGCCCAATGGATTATTGGTGATCATGTGCAACACGGTACCGGATTTTATAAAGATCAGATATTAGTTCTCAACTTCAATTATGAAGGTGATGATCAAAAAGTTTATAAAGGAGTTGCTGTCTACAGATGTTTAAGTAAAGATATACTGGATGGCTTCTGGTCTGAAAAGCATGGTAATCCTTTATATCTGGGAAGTGAGTATTGCAGGCGCATCCAGAATTCATGGCTGTTTAATTAGTCCAACAATTTTTAAATGAATTTTTCAACACAATAAAAAAAGCCCGGAATCAATAATTCCGGGCTTTCCAATTTTTAATGTGAACTATATCCCTTGTTCTACATGTTTTCCTTCCTTGAATTCTTCCACCATTTTAGCATTAAAAGCAGGAAGATCTTTTGGGGTTCTGCTCGTTACCAATCCGTTGTCTACGACAACTTCTTTATCTTCCCAATGAGCTCCGGCGTTCATTAAATCTTTGCTGATTGAATGTACGGAGGTCATATTCCTACCATTCACCACTTCAGCGTTGATCAGGATCTGTGGTCCATGACAGATAGCCGCAACCGGCTTATTTTGTACAAAGAAATCCTTAACA encodes the following:
- the typA gene encoding translational GTPase TypA produces the protein MQNIRNIAIIAHVDHGKTTLVDKIIHATNIFRENQESGELIMDNNDLERERGITILSKNISVTYKDTKINVIDTPGHADFGGEVERVLKMADGVILLVDVFEGPMPQTRFVLQKALELGLRPLVVINKVDKPNCRPDEVHDQVFDLFFNLDATEEQLDFPTFYGSSKQGWFNTSLEQTEDILPLLDGILQYVPAPKVTEGNLQMQITSLDYSSFLGRIAIGKVTRGEIKESQWIGLAQADGKVVKGKVKELYVFEGLGKKKVTEVQAGDICAVVGFDSFQIGDSFVDLENPEPLERTAIDEPTLNMTFSINNSPFFGKDGKYVTSNHLKERLTKELEKNLALRVQQTDDANTFLVFGRGILHLSVLIETMRREGYEMTIGQPQVILREIDGVSCEPYESLVVDVPEEYASRVIDLATQRKGDLHIMETKGEMQHMEFEIPSRGLIGLRSQMLTATAGEAIMAHRFTEYKPFKGAIPGRNNGVLISKTQGPATEYSIAKLQDRGKFFVDPGEEIYAGMIIGEQNKPGDLVVNIVEAKQLNNMRASGKDKDTGVAPKILFSLEECMEYIQGDEAIEVTPNFIRMRKKLLSEEERKRVERSAKA
- a CDS encoding DUF1294 domain-containing protein; this translates as MIPFLLIINMIAFGAFGFDKWQARKHQWRISENMLLGISLFGGIIGAASGMIFFNHKISKKSFLTKFIIVTLIDLVLLYRLIRH
- a CDS encoding type 1 glutamine amidotransferase, with the protein product MSKKIAILATNGFEESELQSPKEYLEQQGWTADIVSPESGTIKAWAEKDWGKEYNVDRTLSDVKASDYDALVLPGGVLNPDKLRTDDQALSFVKDFFVQNKPVAAICHGPQILINAEVVNGRNMTSVHSISKDLMNAGAHWEDKEVVVDNGLVTSRTPKDLPAFNAKMVEEFKEGKHVEQGI